The genomic interval CAGCTAACCTGGAAAACCTGGGAGTTTTTATCCCAAAGGATCCCGAAATGTGGAGTTTGTAGGGTCAGGTTTGGGGGGTCTCGGGacaaggaagggctgggaatctgggaattcAGGATGAGGATTCCAACGCCCTGCCTGGATAACGCCATCTACCCTGGCTGGATTTTTCCCAAGGGATCCCAAGGATTCCTTATTTATCCTTGAGAGACAATCAGTAGCAGGGCTGATTCTGAATTcccaaaagctttttttttttttttttgggaaggagCTTTCAAAGGCGGGAGTTGGGATGCTCCAAACCCCATTCCAGGTGTGGATCTACCCTGGCTGGGCTTTCCCCCAAGGGATCCCAAGGATTCCTTGTTTATCCTTGAGGGACAATCCGCTGCAGGGCTCATCCTGGAGTTCCTAGACAAGACAGGAATTCCAAGGGCGGGAGTTGGGACGCTCCAAACCCCATTCCAGGTGCGGATCTGGGAGATTCCGGAGGGTGGATTGAAGCGGAACATGACGGAGGCGGTGCTGGAGCTGTACGGACACAGCCGCCGGGTCGGGCTCGTGGAGTGGCACCCGACCACCAACAACATCCTCTTCAGCGCCAGCTACGACTACAAGGTCAGGCTTCCTGGGAGTGCCATTCCAAAGGGCTTTCCCGGATTTTGGCGCCTCTGGGAGTCACCCGTGGGTGGCCAGAGTGGGATCGTGGAACGCtggaacggtttgggttggaaggagcttaaagctcatctcattccgCACTTTCCATAGGCCAGGGAGAGCTTCCATAGGCCAGGGAGACATTCCATGGACCAGGGAGACATTCCATAGATCAGGAACAGTTGCCATGACCAGAGAGACGTTCCATGGACCAGGGAGACATTCCGGAGATCAGGAACAGTTGCCATGACCAGAGAGACATTCCATGGACCAGGGAGACATTCCGGAGATCAGGAACAGTTGCCATGACCAGAGAGACGTTCCATGGACCAGGGAGACATTCCGGAGATCAGGAACAGTTGCCATGACCAGAGAGACATTCCATGGACCAGGGAGACATTCCGGAGATCAGGAACAGCTTCCATGACCAGGGAGACATTCCATAGTCCAGGAACATCTTCCACAGATCAGGGAGAGCTTCCATAGGCCAGGGACACATTCCAGAGGCCAGGGAGATGTTCCAGAGATCAAGAACAGCTTCCACAGATCAGGAACAGCTTCCATAGACCAGGGAGACATTCCATGGATCGGGAGACATTCCATAGATGAGAGAGACATTCCACAGACCAGGAACAACTTCCATAGATCAGGGAGAGCTTCCATAGACCAGGAACTGTTTCCAAAAAACCAGGAACACCTCCTGTAGACCAGGAACAGCTTCCACTGGCCAGGGAGACATTCCATGGATCGGGAGACATTCCATAGATCAGGGAGAGCTTCCATAGACCAGGAACAGCTTCCAGTGGCCAGGGAGACATTCCATGGACCAGGAGCAGCTTCCATAGACCAGGAACAACCTCCATAGATCAGGGAGAGCTTCCATAGACCAGGAACAGCTTCCATAGACCAGGAAGCCATTCCATGGACCAGGAGCAGCTTCCACAGCCCAGGAGGACCTCCCACCATGCCGGGTTGCTCCAAAGGCTCTTCCCGCAGGTGCTGATCTGGAACCTGGACATCGGCGAGCCGGTGAAGATGATCGACTGCCACGGGGACGTGATCCTCTGCATGTCCTTCAACACCGACGGCAGCCTCCTGGCCACCACCTGCAAGGACAAGAAGCTGCGCGTGGTGGAGCCGCGCTCCGGGAGGGTCCTGCAGGTGGGATGGGGCGCTTGGAATGAGGTTTTATAGGGAAGAACCCTATGGAATGTCGGGGAACATCCACCAAGTGCTGCCGGTGCTGGTGGAATCCGGTTGCCAGCCTGGTGGTGGAGGTGGTGGGAAGGGCTTGGCCTCATCCCAAGCAGAGGAGTTTGATTCCGTTGTTAATTGTGGAAAATGTTGGGAATAAAGGGGAAGGTGCAGGGGATGGTCCAGAGTTGGAGGCTTTGATTCTGTCATTAATTAAGGATTTGTGGAAAACGGTGGGAATTAAGGGGAAGGCGCAGGAGGTTTGGAGGACGGTGGGTTCTTCCTGATCCTCGGGAAGATGGGAATTCCGGCTTGCCCAGGGGCAGGTGCCAAAGGACAGAGCTGGAATTTCCCAGGGATGAGGCGAGGGGAGCAAGGAAAGGACTTTCCTGGGATGAGAGCTGGATCCAAGGGGAATTCCAGAGATCATTCCTGACTTGCAGGAGGCCAGCTGCAAGAACCACCGCGTCAACCGTGTGGTTTTCCTGGGAAGCACCAAACGGCTCCTGACCACGGGAGTGTCCCGCTGGAACACCCGGCAGATCGCCCTCTGGGACCAGGTGAGTGCCGGGATCCccctgctggaattcctgctccaACCCtgccaggatcctgctccattcctgctggaattcctgctccaACCCTGCCAGGATCCTGCTCCGTCCCTGTTGGAATTCCTGCTCCAACCCTGCCAGGATCCTGCTCCGTCCCTGTTGGAATTCCTGCTCCAACCCTGCCAGGATCCTGCTCCGTCCCTGTTGGAATTCCTGCTCCAACCCTGCCAGGATCCTGCTCCGTCCCTGTTGGAATTCCTGCTCCAACCCTGCCAGGATCCTGCTCCgttcctgctggaattcctgctccaACCCTGCCAGGATCCTGCTCCgtccctgctggaattcctgttCCAACCCCACCGGaatccctctccatccctgcccacatccctgctggaattccttCTCCATGCCCACCGGGATCCCGCTCAGCGCCGCCATTGGGATGCGGCTAACACCgggattttcctgttttccaggagGATTTATCCATGCCCCTGATCGAGGAGGAGATCGATGGGCTCTCGGGGCTCCTCTTCCCGTTCTACGACGCCGACACCCACATGCTGTACCTGGCTGGGAAGGTAGGGATGCACGGAGCATCCGGATGTGGCATTCCCAGAAAATCCCCCAGCATTGCCCAAGGGATTGGGTGGGGCTGGAATTTGGATCCTGGGATGGTTTGTGTGGAAAGGGAGCTCCAAACTCATCCAGGTCCATggatgtccctgccatgggacacattccatcatcccaggctgctccaagtcccgTCCAACCCAGGATATTCCAGGGATCCAGAcgcagacacagcttctctgggaattccatcccagccgCTCCCCACTCTTCTggggaacaattccttcccaatatcccatccattCCTGCCTTCCAGATGCTCCtaatcctgtttttttccaccttctaATTTCCAAATCCATTCCCACccctcttccctgctgctccagggcgACGGCAACATCCGATACTACGAGATCAGCTCGGAAAAGCCCTACCTGAGTTATCTCATGGAATTCCGCTCGCCGGCTCCGCAGAAAGGACTGGGTAAGGGTGGAGGTGCCGCTGCTCCACTTCCCGGAGCACGGAAAGGGTGGATGGGGAAGGTGCTGGATTGAATGGCACAAGGAAATGGGGTTGGATTGGGTTTGGATTGGATTGGTTTGGAATGGGTTTGGATTGGGTTTAGATTGGAATGGGTTtggattgggtttgggattttccatgCTGGAATTGCATGGATGGGTGATCCCAGTGCCTCTCctgtttgggattttccatggTGGGAATTGTGTGGATGGCTGATCCCAGAGCCTCTCctgtttgggattttccatggTGGAATTGCATGGATGGGTGATCCCGGTGCCTCTCctgtttgggattttccatggTGGGAATTGCGTGGATGGGTGTTCCCAGTGCCTCTCctgtttgggattttccatggTGGGAATTGCGTGGATGGGTGATCCCAGTGCCTCTCctgtttgggattttccatggTGGGAATTGTGTGGATGGGTGATCCCAGGGCCTCTcttgtttgggattttccatggTGGGAATTGTGTGGATGGCTGATCCCGGTGCTCTCCGCAGGGGTGATGCCGAAGCACGGCCTGGACGTCTCCGCCTGTGAAATTTTCCGTTTCTACAAACTCATCACCCTCAAGGGGCTCATCGAGCCCATCTCCATGATCGTCCCGA from Vidua chalybeata isolate OUT-0048 chromosome 13, bVidCha1 merged haplotype, whole genome shotgun sequence carries:
- the CORO2B gene encoding coronin-2B isoform X2 — protein: MSWRPQYRSSKFRNVYGKAASREHCFDGIPITKNVHDNHFCAVNARFLAIVTESAGGGSFLVIPLEQTGRIEPNYPKVCGHQGNVLDIKWNPFIENIIASCSEDTSVRIWEIPEGGLKRNMTEAVLELYGHSRRVGLVEWHPTTNNILFSASYDYKVLIWNLDIGEPVKMIDCHGDVILCMSFNTDGSLLATTCKDKKLRVVEPRSGRVLQEASCKNHRVNRVVFLGSTKRLLTTGVSRWNTRQIALWDQEDLSMPLIEEEIDGLSGLLFPFYDADTHMLYLAGKGDGNIRYYEISSEKPYLSYLMEFRSPAPQKGLGVMPKHGLDVSACEIFRFYKLITLKGLIEPISMIVPRRSETYQEDIYPMTPGMEPALTPDEWLSGINRDPILVSLKEGYKRNSKIVFKAPVREKKSVVVNGIDLLENVPPRTENELLRMFFRQQDEIRRLKDELSQKDIRIRQLQLELKNFRNSPKNN
- the CORO2B gene encoding coronin-2B isoform X1, which translates into the protein MRDLHKSEVLGSKRGLMSWRPQYRSSKFRNVYGKAASREHCFDGIPITKNVHDNHFCAVNARFLAIVTESAGGGSFLVIPLEQTGRIEPNYPKVCGHQGNVLDIKWNPFIENIIASCSEDTSVRIWEIPEGGLKRNMTEAVLELYGHSRRVGLVEWHPTTNNILFSASYDYKVLIWNLDIGEPVKMIDCHGDVILCMSFNTDGSLLATTCKDKKLRVVEPRSGRVLQEASCKNHRVNRVVFLGSTKRLLTTGVSRWNTRQIALWDQEDLSMPLIEEEIDGLSGLLFPFYDADTHMLYLAGKGDGNIRYYEISSEKPYLSYLMEFRSPAPQKGLGVMPKHGLDVSACEIFRFYKLITLKGLIEPISMIVPRRSETYQEDIYPMTPGMEPALTPDEWLSGINRDPILVSLKEGYKRNSKIVFKAPVREKKSVVVNGIDLLENVPPRTENELLRMFFRQQDEIRRLKDELSQKDIRIRQLQLELKNFRNSPKNN